The genomic DNA CCAAACGAATAATCGATGAATCAATTcaataagatttttttctgttcgCCTAAGCAAGTATAGGTGTGCCTGTTTTGTATTTCACTACAAGCTAGTTCAAGGCAGTTTTATCCCTGGCACTTCTAGTCCGCAGGTCGAGGTGTACTGGAATTCCTCAAAggctttactgtgtgtgtatgtgtgtgtgtgtgtgtgtgtgtgtgtgtgtgtgtgtgtgtgtgtgtgtgtgtgtgtgtgtgtgtgtgtgtgtgtgtgtgtgtgtgtgaatgtcctGATGAGTAGGTTGGccccttgcatggcagcctctgccatcagtgtatgaatgtgtgtgtgtgtgaatgggtggaTGTGACATacagtgtaaagcgctttgagtggtagAGAGACTAGAAAAGTACTATGTAAATGTAGCACATTTGATATAACTGAGATTGGAGCCTGAGATCATAGTCTGCCTCCTCAAGGTGGTGCCCACCTACATACTGCTCATAGTCGAGGagtttctgcatttttttcagatgTAAGTGTCATTTGGGTGAGTTTATTCTATAAACATATGATGAAATTACTTTTTCTTCAGTTATTTCTGCAACCAACTTATCTTTTCTGTGATAGGAGGTAGATTCAGAGTTGTATGTGTTGTTTGACTGATACTATATGTTGAGGTTTCACTGTATATTCTCTAAATTGTACTGAACTAGTTTAGTTTTAGGGTTTATCATTTTACAGACAGTATTGCTAAGATGCGGTGTCTTTAGTTTATATGCTTAAAATGTCATAGATTTGTTTACTGCACTACATTCACCTTGTTTcatgtgttaaaacatttttttttacaacacttCTTCTGAGCACATTTAATTCACTGGAAaactaagattttttttttgtgtccaaacatttgattgaatttgattttttcaactcttgtttttatttaaaaatattaccTGCTGTAGTATAAGTCATTTTTGTTATTGAGTGTATTGATCATTTTACAGTTGTAGTTTAAGCATTGTGTTATGTTGTGTGTAATCTATAGAGTCAAGCGGAAGAATGTTACAAAAATGTCAGACTATTGTTTTCCAGTGTGTTGTGCTCTGTTATTGAGCCACAAAGATAAGCctctacctgtgtgtgtgtgtgtgtgtgtgtgtgtgtgtgtgtgtgtgtgtgtgtgtgtgtgtgtgtgtctgtgtgtgtgtgtgtgtgtgtgtgtgtgtgtgcatgcgtgtgcgtgcgtgcccATACATATGTCAGCAGTTTGTTTGTGGATGAGgatcaccatggcaactgttTCTGGAGGCAGATGCATGTTCAGTGGCCCGGtatggagcagaggagaggaagtgagagaatgaaagaaaggtgAATAGGAGAGAGATGTTGGAGTTCACACTGCGGCCCGCATTCTCGGACTGGCTCTCGCCATCCTCTCTCTCCGGCTTCTACTTCCGTTTCAACTCGGCTGATGTAGAGCTCTCATCTCTCCGCCTCCCTCACACGCGTTCACAGGGGCATGTGGGCGGAGGTTAATTCAGTCTCCGGGCCTGTTATACATTAGCTgagcagagtgagagagagaggaagtgaatgGGTCGGAGTTTGGACCGGTTATCTTTTCTGCTTGTCCGTCAATGTGGAGCtcagagaggagatggagaggaagagcaggatGGAGAGATTAATGGGAGATGAATGTGAGTTCATGATGCTAAGTTGGATGATGCTAAGAAAGGTAAAGCACTTGCCTAGAATATAGAAATCGGAGATGtttaatgtgattaaatatttgattagtTTTATCGTCGTATTGGTTTCTATCCAGTGCTTTGATTAGAGTTTTTGTGCACAGCAGACTGAACTGCAAGCTGACTTCTGTAGCTTGATATATTTCTTTTACACTTTGTTTAATAAGTGCATTAGATTACAAAGTGATATTTGTTTCTGCAGGATTTCAAGCAACACCAAAATAGCATTTCATTTAGAGtgttagtcagacaaaacaagacattcaaAGATGTGACCTTGTGGCTCAGGATATTATGATGAACACTAGAACTCTATTCTTATTAAAGGTTTTACAGTAGAGCTTAATGCTAACAAGCTAAATCCTCATTAAGAGGAATGTCCTGAAGCTTTCTGACTTTGAATAAGCTCTGTTATCACATTTCATCCCTCTCACATACAAACTCTGCCATGGTTCATTGTTGCGCCTGTGTGAGACAGACTGAATAATACTTTTAGCATTGTTGCTAATCTTTGTTTTCAGGAAGGTGCCGGAATGAAACAATTGAATCATCAAACTTGAAACGCTGGTTGTAATACTAACTGGATTACAAAGGTTTAACATAATGTATTCAATAACCTTGTACAGTACATCATTGATTTGAGCACTGAAGTCAATGAGAGCAATCGCTCCAGGGTAACACAGGCAACTGCTGTGTGCACTGTGgaaaacaaccccccccccctttaactTAGCTCTGCTCTGTCATGCACTAACATCGTATCATTGGTGATGGAAGTGTTGCATCCTATACATAAACCTTGCACAACCTTTGATTGGATGACTTTCTGAACCTTCTGTTACATAAtatgatagtgtgtgtgtgtgtgtgtgtgtgcgcaatTGTACATGTTCCattgtgtgcgtgcttgtgtgcaATTATACGTGGTAATGACAAGCTAGTTGGAACATTTCCAGGAAAActttctcagtctctctctctgcacctccttctcctcactgTGTTTGTGCGTTTGATATTTCCCTCAGTGCTATGTGCAGACAGAGTGGGCCAGATGACGAAGACCTACAATGACATCGATGCTGTCACACGTCTgttggaggaggtgaggaggatcTATTTTTGTCTGTTCTATCAGTTTAATTCAAGGCTGCACTAGAGAGGATTTTTAATCAGGCTAAATCACAAAGTGAAGCTGTAGGTTTGCtgttattacaaaaaaagattttagaTTATGGCATGACTGTTATTGGAAGAGTTGCTTTTTGGGTATCCTGatactgtaaattaaataaagcattacagcaaaacactaaaaatatcGAGTGAGTTCAGTCTCTAAACTAACCAACAATTATTGAACCTCCACcctcaataaaacaccaacaaTAATAGATTAAGCTCATCGATGTTCAATCACAGCTGTACTTCACCGCTCAAccactcttctcttctcttcctatagaaagagagagatctGGAGCTGGCTGCAAGGATTGGCCAGTCACTCCTTAAGAAGAACCAAACCCTGACTGAGCAGAATGACTATCTGGAGGAACAAGTAGCACAAATCACAGAGGaggtctgcacacacacacacacacacacacatagattaACCAACCACTGACTCATAAAACTGTTGTTGATGATGATCTTGTTAGGGTTTATATTATTAACGAGTTATTTTTCCGTATTTGGCACTTTTTGGGTAAGTGTGTGGTGACTTCACACACTGctatttttgatttgatttcaagACATGGAATGAGATATGATTTAAGATCAATGTTTGTAGAGTACACCCATTTACTATGAGTAGTTAACTTTAGCTCTCCTCTTACAGGTGGCCCAATTGCACCATGAGCTGAACCTGAAGGATGAGCTTCTGCAGTTTTACACCAATGCAGCTGAGGAGAGCGAGGAGGAGTCCAGCAGCTCCCCCACGTTAGcatctctctttatttatttatttatataattccTCCAATCAATAAGTAGTTGATGTAATTGTTAACCATTCATACATTTTGGGGATGCAAAATACTATAGCATGAGCAAAAGTGAGCAATAACACAGCAGTTTAGCATCTTAACTAGAACCCTGCAAAGAATAATAGAGTGACATTAAACTGTCTGGCTGTGAGTTTCAGGCTTgttctgtttatctgtttaaagGGGCAAGAAGAGTAAAATGGAAACAGCTTCAGGAGGCTTTGTGAGCGACACACTCCAGAAGAAACTCAAAGAGCTGGAGGAAGAGAACCTGTCGCTTCGATCAGAGGTATTCCCACacacactacagacacacacacagaatttaGGAGACTGAAAATGCTGAGAGTGTGGTGTTTAATCATGAGTGTTTACGTGCAGGCCAACCATCTAAAGTCAGAGACGGAAACGTATGAAGAAAAGGAGCAACAGCTTGTTAATGACTGTGTGAAGGAACTCAGTAAGTTTTGTTTCACTCTCAGTTTCTCCTTCTGTTTTCTACTGAAGTGCCGACTAAACTAAACTCATCCTTCTCTTTTGCTTTCAGGGCTGTCCAGTCTCCAGATCTCTACCATAGCGGAGGAACTGGCTCGTAAAACTGAGGATGCGTCCCGGCAGCAAGAGGAAATCACACACCTCCTCTCTCAGATAGTCGATCTGCAAAAGAAAGCCAAATCTGTGAGTTCATGTTACTCACATTATCATGTTTAGCCTCATATATAAGTGTTGCAATGCACTGTTATTTTGCTCACTCAAACCATGTGTGTTCAGTATGCAGTGGAAAATGAGGAGCTCTCTCAGCACCTGATAGCAGCTAAAGATGCCCAGAGGCAGCTTACAGCAGAGGTAAGTATAGACTCATTTATTCACTGTGAGCACTGGTTTTCTCTGAGTGTTGCCATGACACCAGACTGTTAGactttgattttaaatgttaagtttAATGTCTGTAATGCAACAGCTCCAGGAGTTGGAGGAGAAGTACTTGGAGTGCATCGAGATGCTGCATGAAgcccaggaggagctgaagaaCCTGAGGAACAGGAACTACCCAGCAGGGACCCCCCGACGCTACCATCCGCTCGGACTTTACCCGATGGTGAGGGAGCGTGTGCGTATTTGGGAGAGCATGTGTGTATAACATGATAATATTCCATTCCTTCACCAGTTTGTGTGTTGCAGGATTCTCTGGCGGCTGAGATCGAGGGAACAATGAGGAAGGAGTTGAGTCTGGACGATCCAGAGTGCGAGGAACAGAAGTATGGATCAAGTGCTTCATATTACACTAAAAAAACAAGGACTGTGTAGTGAACAGTCTTATTTGAAGTTCAAAAAGTAAAGGTTCAttggcgcgcaggtggtcgagtgattagagcgcatgccatacgcagccgaccccagTTCGGATCCCGGTCGGAGGtcctttactgcatgtcacacccccctctctctcccatgtttcctgtctgtctactgctaaaataaagacaaaaacaaaacagaaagtgaAGGTTCATTGGCAACTATATATAACATCATTGGGCAAGAAAGAATGAGACAAAAGCAGTAAGCTAGTCAACATTTGCCATTTAAGAATCAAGAAATGAACTGGAAGTAGTGCAAGTTTGCTAACTTCATTGGCCAAATAAAGCATTTATGGTTAGTTTAGATGTGGAAATCAGCTAGGCTAATTAACTAaccaaaaatgcaaaaaaggtttaaatatgtgtaatttTAACCTCCAAAAATTGCATAGATTTTGCATAGATAGAAGTAACAATAAGTTACACACCACATACAGTAGACCTTCTGtataatgatattttaatgacatgaaactaaattaaaacccTTGTGTTTGATTCCGTGCAGAATCCATCGTAAGCGTGTTTTCGAAACAGTGAAGAACGTCAATCAGACAGTCCGCCAGCGTTCACTGACTCCAACCAGCGCCAACATCCCGGGCTCCAACCAATCTCTGTCAGCTCGCACATCGCCACAGTCCAGCGGCTTCTCCACACCTCGCTCCAGCATATATGGAGGTGACATCAGCGCAGATAGTATTGCCCTTGACAACCGGACGCAGAGCATCCTGATGGAGACAGTATCCAATCAAGATAGGTGAGAAGGAGAGGGCTTGACAGAGTTATAGTCAATTAGAGTGCATTTTGTAATAGAGTAGTATTTCTCAGGTTGAGCTTGACAAAAAATTTTCaaaattcatatattttttgtttcgTTTCTGCTCTGGCAGCAGCACAGAGGGTAGAGAGAAGAAGGTGAGTGGGGCTGAGGACCTGCGACTGGCCCTGCGACGCCTGTCTCTGCGTCGACAAAACAACCTGAGTGAGAGGCGCTTCtttgaggaggagaggaggcgaGGAGGACATGGAGGTATACACGATGCCCTGAGCCAGGAGAGTGCGTTGACCCCCTCAGAAAGCATCATGTCCCTCGGGAACCTCCATCTGTGGGCCTCGCGAGGGCCCTACCTCCCTGACAAACTCCAGATCGTCAAACCGCTCGAAGGTGAGGGTGAACGGGAGCGTGGGATAAGCTGCAAGGCGGGGAGGAAGCGGGAAGGCAATCAACACCGAGGGGTCGGgacaaaaaaagggagggagagcaGGAAAGGGAGGACACTCGAGATGGAAAGAGATACGGGATGCGGCTGGGCGAGGAAGACTAGAGCAGGGatagagagggaaagaggaaggaggtggGCCAGAGATCGCGCCGGGAGCAAGAAGATGAAGGGCGcagaagagagagatgacagaCCTCTGTCGCTCATGCTCTTCAACTCTTTCTGGTCTCTCATGCACCATCACAAGTCGGGCAGCTTTGCATCTCCACACTCGTattacagagacacacagcCCAGAGGCTGGTTGTAGGGGCGGTCTGTTTGTGCCATGCATCCAAATCATTTGCAAATAATTTTCTTGATATTTAAATAATCCTGTAGAAGCAGAGCTGAGGTTTCTGGCATAACTTCACTTACTTTCAAGGTGCACAGAGGAGGGGGAAAAGTCTTAAGGggtcaaaactccagcaacacttgtctAACTTTATTGCTAGACCAACACGTTTCAGCTGGTGGACTTCATCAGTGTCATTAAAATAATTCTGACCTCCTTCTGGGATGAGggaaaacagatttaaaattaGGATTTACATATGACAGCTATACATAGGGGTTAAGTGATGTAACAGATCTTCACCTTTAATGATGTCACATCAGAGTAACAAGTGTAACACGCTTCAAGTTTGAACCCAGAGAGAGTCCCAGCAGAGTATTATTATCTCCTTTATGATTCAGCATTGATTTCACCTGAAGGGTTGATGTTGTTTGcctgtgctgctctctgctggtaGTAATTTGTAACTGAAAGTTATTTTACCAAACAGCTCCATGATACATGTATATACACCctccttttgtttctgttttcatacacacatttcctttttgcTTATTTGTATTTCCACCTTCTCATCTGTATTATTCTgtcttcatttatttctttgtttatatttggctttcctcttctgtttttttttttgttttttttgtagttttctgtGTTCATTCTATCACTTCTTGCTTTCCATATATTTAAATTCAATGTGGctgaccaataaaaaaaacttctctCATTCTAATTTCTTCTCCATctcatttcatttacattttatattttcttcttttactgttttttatgttgctgtCCAGTATCTCTGCTCTTTCCATTTCTTCTCATTCTGCTCTTTAAATAGACACTACACACTAGCTACACACTCTTAATAGCATTAAAGTCATAGTATGATTTGTTACTTTATACATTTGTCCCATATTAAGTCTTTTTTCACCAAAGCTATCTTGGAAAGCACAGCTGTCAAtaataaaatgactgtaatgaTGGACGATTTTCAATTAGCTGCTTCACCTTCAGGGTTATTGTATTGTTCATGTTGGCTCACTGTCAAACTCTCATGGCTTACTGTGGCCCCTTAATATAAaagagccattgttaatgtttaatatcTGCCATCTTATTTATTATCTTATATATTCTCATATGCTGGTTATGTTATTACAATTAGTTACAGTTGAGAGTTTGTCTCTATACTGCTGTCAAAGACCAGTTTATACACATTATCATGGTTGGCGAATGACACAATTCATTCCcattaacaaaaagaaaatgttttttaaaaagtcaataacAACTACTAATAAGCTATTTCTGGAGTGTCTGGTGATAAATGTACTtgcaacatttgaaaatatcaaTTTTGACTTcagcatatttgtgtgtttgaacgTAATGAAACGGTAGTCACACGTATACAgcagtttcattcattttttcccaCCAGGCTCTGCCACCCTGCACCACTGGCAGCAGTTAGCGCAGCCTCACCTCGGTGTGATCCTCGACCCCAGGCCTGGAGTTGTGTCAAAGGGCTACAGACCACTGGAACTGGAGCTggagcaggtctgtgtgtctatgtgtttgtgtgtcggATTTCCTATCAATAACCACAACATGGTCATCCTCATACAAATCTAGTAattatataactttttataGCACTCCTAAACTTGGAATTCACTGTCCTTTTTTATAGTAGGGGGAATAAAATCCCACGTATGAGTATGGTTAATGTAACCAGGCTGCAGtgttgtacagtacagtgcttCAGGATGCCCTTTTTCATCAATATCAAATTAACAGTCCATCTTCCATAAACTTGTCTCCtatttcacatttcatctaGTTCAGTTGTAGAAGacaataatgaataaattacatACTGAATAGAAGATTCAGGAAATCTGTACAATTGATATTTAGAGGCATTTGTATGATTTGACTTATTTCTTGCAATATAACCCTTAACCTActgtttataaatgtgtatattacTTACAGTAATTTCAGTGTGACACTAGTAACACTTGCTGTACATGTATAGTGTGCATGTATAATTCTGTGGAATCATCTCTCTGCTGCGTTGTCTGCAGGTGTATCCATGGGGTGGCTTTGAAGAAGATGAACCAGGGGAGCAGTACTTCCAGAACCTGCCCACTTCCTCGGCCTCTGCCTCCCCAGCTGTGCCCTCCACCTCCAGCATGGGCAGCGCCAACCCCGGGCAGCCGGTGCCCAGCCTCGCTccaccttctcctccctctccatctccatcgcCACATCTTAGTAACACTGATGCTTTGGGTGAGGACGTACTGTACATGCCTACACACATAGTATATTTAAACCTCCACACTGTTGAACATGTATGAAACACCTACAGCGTATCATGGCTTCTTtaataaattaatctttttttgtgtgtttgcagctgcATACTACCCAGGTAAATGCATGGCTCACACCAGCTCTACTTACACCTTCACTACCTGTCGGATCCTCCACCCAACTGATGAGCTGACGCGGGTCACACCAAGGTAAGCAACATACTGCTTCTGGTGctgcttaaaaaatgtatgatcACAGTCAACTTGTGGCCCGTCCCCTTGAGTTCCTTGtagttttctcttttatcttCCTCAATTATATCTTAATAAACTATTCCAAAGTTATTCCTCCTCTGCTAAGAACAGCCATTTAAATGTGACTTATTATGAAACTACTGATGAcacaatgatgttttatgagACCTGTCCTCTGTTTTCCCTAAGAATTaacattttcttcacttttgaATGGTCCacgcttttaaaaaaaacatcttttattacatttcaataGATTATAATGACACTTAAAATTAACATATAAGCATAAATACAATCTAAACATATGCTGCAGcttaaaatgtttatgttgttCAGATTTGTTTCGCTTTGAGAAGCCTGCAGTGTGCTGAATGCTCATTTGACTAAATCTCAGAGGACGATTAAGACCAAAACAGCAGTTGTTGAGGTGGGATGGTGTCCAAGAAACAACATTTAGTCAATATTGTCTGCCAGACACTGAGAGGGTGCTAAATAATACATGCATGTGCTTATGGTTCGAAGAAACAGTGTCCCCTGTGCACAACACATCCCAGTTTTGCAATATTACAatgaaatattgtgaaaaagCAATTAAAGCTGTTGAACTAAGCAAGAAGTATCATTTTTTCAATGTTTCAAAGACTTTTTATTCTTGCTTTTTGTTCGCTTTCTTTCAAGTCTAAACCCAATGCCGGCGTCGTCTTCCTGTGTGATGACCAGCACTCTGCTGGGTACTCCTGCTGCTACACCCTGCACGCCCCGCAGGCTCAGTCTCAGGCCCTCCGAATCCTCAACTAACCTCAGGCAAGACTCCAAACACACCAGAAAACAACTTAATCTTCTGCTAATATCTAAATATATGTCTTCTTCTTGCTGCTGTGGAAAAAACCTTTGCAGCAGTTGAGACAAATACGTTGACTGTCTTCTATAAAGTCTGACATTTTTCAGAGGTGGTTTACAGAAAGGTGCTgataatttaaaacatgtcaaaagaAAGCAGATTGCACAACTAGGATCAAGGTTTTTAGACTCAAGATTCATTAGAGGAATATTATTTTACAGAGATCAGTCTGTATGTTTTTGACTCTCATTTGTTCCCTATGTTTCTGCAGAGATGCAACACGCACCACCAGCACATCCCTGGGCTTAGTGCGCCTTCTCCAGGAGAGAGGCATCTCAGCAGCAATGTATCACCAGAGTCAGGGCCTGGAGCATGGAAAGAGCAGCGAAGGAGTTTTATTCAGCACGTCCATCACTCCTCACAGAGTTTCCAACCCTGACCCCCTGCGCCCCTCTACTCCTCCGAACTCCCCCACTGGACGGGGAGCTTCAGCAGTGCCAACCTCCCTCGGCTTCGACTTCAAGAGCCCCTCCTATGACAACTTCTTGGCTTCCAAACCGGCCCGTTCCATTCTGAAAGAGGTGACGGGGGGAATGAGGggcaggcagagagggagggactgcGAAAGCCAGACGGACGTTAGCGTGACCGTTCACAACCTCAACCTGCTGGACAAGGTGAAGCGGCTGGGTGTGGCTGGAGCACAGGGTGGAAGAGCAATGAGTCCAGGCCCCATTCTAGGGCCTCTTGGGGGGCTGCGCAGATCCGGCTCTCCTTTTGCGCCTGATGGAATAAGAAGGAACCGCAGTTATCCAGCCATGGTTGGAGCCAGCATGGCTATGAAGGCCCCAGGGCCCCCAGAGTAGTCTGGACTGCTTCTCTCCATCAGGGTATCCACGTAGGAGCCAGGCAGGGCCAAGGACTGGCTGTTGAACAGTCACCTGGAGCCCAAACACTGACTGACACTGTTCATACTGTACAACACCAATACGGCACTACTGAACAGTTTCTAATTACTACTGTGGGTCCACACTGACACAATCCACTCTCCAGTGCTTTTAAGTGGCGACTCATGCTTGAATTATAAGCAAAATAACTTAAAGGGATCAGTTCACccaaaatacacataaacacattttgcaacTGACCATTAATGCTATGTAGCCATGCTGAGAGATAGTTGTCTTTAAACGGTTAGGGTTAACTTGCCTTTAAAGATATAAAGTCCCATTTACTTTGGATACTCTACAGACCATGCCATAAACTGTTTTCAATTCTTTCTACCAattaaagtttgacattttgggaaatatgctaaTGCACTTTATTTCCAAATTGAGAAGATGGATATTAATCTCATGTCTGTAGTACAGAGCTTTTGCTGGGAGGCAGTTAGCTTCACTGGAATCAGCAAGCTGGCTCTGTCTACAGTTCACACACAATCAACTCTTACACTCACATGAACATATTGTATCCCTTTGGTTTAATCTAtattcaaacagaaatgtaaaaagtgcAATTTGGCATCTGTTAACCTCACGGTGACAACTAGACTCTAGGGAGTCACTGGGCAGGTCCTTGTTCTCCAAGAAATAGCCACAGCCCATAACTCCCCCTAAAACCAGAAATACagtagttattttttaaatttctgtttgtgtaaagATTCAATGTGATACAGCATGATAATGGGTGAGCTTTAGAtgtgctggtaggtggatttttAACTTATAGAGGCAGGCTCGCTGTTTACCTCTGAATCTAGCCTTATGCTAAACTAGGCTAATCCCCTTTTGGCTCTAGCTCCATGTGTAATGCAttgatatgagagtggtatcaatcttctcatctatctctaaaatagaacaaaaagaaaagtgtattttccatattttcagactatttctttaaatgaaataaaaactttgTTCTGTGGATGAATATTGGTTCTAAGAAAACACATTGCTGTTGACTTTTAAAATATAGTTCAATTGCAGCATTGGAACTAAATTATCTTCAATGTATTGGGATCACAGACAGAAATCTCAAAATCTGTGCACAAAGAAactattttatgtaatttgggtgaactgacattttgaaaagtaGGCTACAGTATCTTAAAAGGGAACTATTGAGATCTCTGTCTGGTAAAAATCCAAAAACGATGTAATGAAAGCTGCAAATATCTCACACTGCTGTCCGCTCAGATCCCTGCTTTGGAGACTGACTCTGCTGGCTAGATGTAGTACTCCCACTCTTGCCTTTTTGAAACACATCCACTTGAATCCCACACACATCCAGACAGGTGCACTCTCTCAAATCTGCCATCACACAAGTTGGCTATTTGTATCACTGTAGCGCTAAACCATGCCTTCTTTTCATCTCTGTTATTGGATTAAGATCCACTTTTTTATAAACgattaaacatttattgtaCACCAAATATGTGATATAACTATATGTCCTCCCTACTTTCACTCTCTCCCCTCTTACCCCATCATAAATCCCTCCTAAAGTGATGACATCTGACAAGTCCCTTTCAACAAATCATTGAATAGATTTCATGTCCGTATTAAAGATGGTTTGGTTTCATTTCCTAATTGGCCATTATACAGGGATGTTGATGATGATCCCACTGAGAGGGATAGATCAATACACTGAAGCCACAGCTCAcaaagaggatggagagaggtaTGAGGGGAGTGATTGTGGCTAATCAGCCGTTGTGCTCGGAAGCTTTTGGACACTTTCCTTCTGGTTTCTTCTGTGAAATGAAGCAATATAGTGCCTCAACCATTGATTTATGTCTTTCATGTGTTGGATTTAGGGTGTG from Scomber scombrus chromosome 16, fScoSco1.1, whole genome shotgun sequence includes the following:
- the LOC133996164 gene encoding trafficking kinesin-binding protein 1-like, whose translation is MTKTYNDIDAVTRLLEEKERDLELAARIGQSLLKKNQTLTEQNDYLEEQVAQITEEVAQLHHELNLKDELLQFYTNAAEESEEESSSSPTGKKSKMETASGGFVSDTLQKKLKELEEENLSLRSEANHLKSETETYEEKEQQLVNDCVKELRLSSLQISTIAEELARKTEDASRQQEEITHLLSQIVDLQKKAKSYAVENEELSQHLIAAKDAQRQLTAELQELEEKYLECIEMLHEAQEELKNLRNRNYPAGTPRRYHPLGLYPMDSLAAEIEGTMRKELSLDDPECEEQKIHRKRVFETVKNVNQTVRQRSLTPTSANIPGSNQSLSARTSPQSSGFSTPRSSIYGGDISADSIALDNRTQSILMETVSNQDSSTEGREKKVSGAEDLRLALRRLSLRRQNNLSERRFFEEERRRGGHGGIHDALSQESALTPSESIMSLGNLHLWASRGPYLPDKLQIVKPLEGSATLHHWQQLAQPHLGVILDPRPGVVSKGYRPLELELEQVYPWGGFEEDEPGEQYFQNLPTSSASASPAVPSTSSMGSANPGQPVPSLAPPSPPSPSPSPHLSNTDALAAYYPGKCMAHTSSTYTFTTCRILHPTDELTRVTPSLNPMPASSSCVMTSTLLGTPAATPCTPRRLSLRPSESSTNLRDATRTTSTSLGLVRLLQERGISAAMYHQSQGLEHGKSSEGVLFSTSITPHRVSNPDPLRPSTPPNSPTGRGASAVPTSLGFDFKSPSYDNFLASKPARSILKEVTGGMRGRQRGRDCESQTDVSVTVHNLNLLDKVKRLGVAGAQGGRAMSPGPILGPLGGLRRSGSPFAPDGIRRNRSYPAMVGASMAMKAPGPPE